Within the Glycine max cultivar Williams 82 chromosome 12, Glycine_max_v4.0, whole genome shotgun sequence genome, the region TATACCATAAATGGTCGATCCAATCCAGTGTGTGATAAGAGTCATTGTTGTAATATTCTTTTTCCTATTATCTTAAACTGAAAAAGTTTTGTAGTCCTAGTGTAGGACATGGGTATGTATTTATGGTAATAGTGAGTAAAGGTTTATAAGAATACGCTGGATATTATAAAGTTCCACCAGACTTGAAAGAGATTGGGATCTAAAGTTATTAAGCTTAAGCTTTGTTCTGTTTcagattttttaataatttaatgattgTTTGAGATCTTTGAATTTCCAGAGGccttattaaaaatcaaatgggACAAAAATTCAGACGTTCAAACCGGTGTAAATCGACTAAAATTTGTTAAGCGGACGAGTTATAATGGAGAATCCGTATTGGACCCAAGCATGGTTTATCGTGGTTGATGCTATTTAAATTTGAAGTCTTTATTTCACAAGAACGATGCTTAACCAAATATCACTCCTTTACAACCATATCCTTGCTACTTCCCCGTTTTTTATTGAGAAGACTGAAAATGGCTTTATCCCCCGTGAAGACGGGAAATATGAGTGAGTTTCCCAAGCAATATTGCCTCTCGGGTGTTCATTATTTCATAGCTTAACATGCTTCGGGTTATTTCACTTTGAAGCCTTAGTTGAAACATGTTCTTAATGATTTTCTTCCATTGAATTGgcaaatcttattttaattccAAAAGTGGAGTTGAATAGGTCCAAGCCAACCAACATTCTAAATTGTTACTTTTCCAAATACCTTATTGcttgaaatatttttgaatGAGCGACTTTCAAATTTGTCCGCAGGTTGGCTGCACCTGCATTACTTTCATGTTTTCTACTAGTTGCTTAAAATGATTACTTCATTTCTTCCACATGGCTCTCAGACTtgcattcttcttcttcctctctcaaAAAGCAAAGGTTGGTACAAATAATAGGGAAAGCATCTTTTGAATATCTTAAGAATAACAAAGGAAAATCCAAAACAGCTACTCATTTATGTTGTTAACTTCATTTGGATGTTCCCTCTTTTACATGAATAGAATATCCTGTTTTTCATGTGGTCCAAACCCAGCGAACAAAATATTGCTTCATGAGAGCTAAAGAAATTAGGTTGTCTGGCTTGCTGGTTAGTGAATGGTGGCTTTTTAGACAATTTAAAGCAATGACTTAACTGGTTTCATGATTTTACGTGGTCCAACCAAATAAACAGCTGCTTTCAGTTTCTTTGCACCAAATGGACGGTGGAAGAGCATAAAGGACACTCCAAAATTAGGCACAAAGGACCTTTCTGTAGTTAAAGTCAATGACTTCAGAATATCACACTTTGATTACTTCTGCTGAAACAAAATTGTGGGAATATTTTATATCTAGGAGTTTATACCAGTATTGTTaccatttgaaaaagaaaaaaaacaactcaGCTGAGTAAATTATGTGTATTTCAAAGAATCagaaaacttaattttaagcaTCACATGATTTTTCATTTCATCCTTGTGTCCACCTTTTCTTCTTTATGCCCAGTTGCTGGTTTCCATGAAAGAATATCTCTTGTTTTAGAAATCTCCGCTTTGGTCATGTAGTTGTTTTGAATACTGGTCATGATCTACAAACTAAAGAGCAAGAATAAAGTATAGGGCATTTCTACATATCTTCTTGTTCTGATCTCATTTGGCTTCAGGCCTCTTCTGATTCACTAATACTTGCGCTGTGATATTTGTCTCCACTAAGAAAATAACAAGCAGAATGAGTATCCTATATCGCAAGACAAAATTCCTTGACTCATATAATAACATAATTGTTTGTCTCGAGAATCTTTTTACTTCTATTCTTACAGTTGTTTGATTGGTTGGTGGTATTATTTGATTTGGCTACTGAAGAGCTTATCCTAATGATATTTGGAGACATTAATCTCTTCAACGTACCTATGATAACAATTACAATTgtatacaaaatacaaaaatgaaatttaaaaaacaaaagcatAACTACTCCAATCAGCTATGTCCCCTAATTTCTTCACTaagataacaataaaatataaaccaaGGCCACTAATTTCACAATAAAAAACTTGTTTTAGAAATATGTGGTTGTTTTGAATACTGGTCATgatctacaaaataaaaaacaagaataaaagcatatttaattactcatttgacCTTTATACTTACACAATCTTTATGTTTTAATTCTTACATTTAAATATTACTCGTTTTAGTCTCTCCTCTTACGCTATTTAACTAGTTTAAATCCATTTAGATAcactttttttaactaattttagttcctaggcatatatttttttaatccgtttttgttcatataattttgaatgacaaaggctAAAAAGTGTACACATAAGgactaaaaagtaatttttaggtgtaaggactaaaacataaaagatgTGCAATTATAGGATAAAATGGGTAATTAAGCCATAGAAGTATAGGACATGTCTACACTATCTTTGATCTCAATTGGCTCAAGCCTCTGACTCACTAATAGTCACGTAGTGACATTTGTCTCcactaacaaaataacaagcagaATGAGTATGCTGATTTAGATATCATAGATAGCAAGACAAGATTCCTTGACTCAAATAATAACAGAATTGTTTGTCGCaagaatctttttttctttttctattcttaatAGTTGTTTGTTTGGTggttgttttatttgttttagttgCTGAAGAGCTCAAAGATATTTGGAGACATTAATCTCTTCAATGCACTTAGGGTAATAAAGTGCTATGTTCTGCTGTCCTTTTCCTTGTGCTAATTATTGTCCTAAGCAAATGCACTTTCAAAAAGGTTACATGTCCATTAAGCTTCGATTGGATGCATCATGTAACTAACAAAAGAACATGATTTATTTCCATTGATTGAATCCTGCATCATGCGAGTAACAAAAGAACATGACTTATTTCCATTGATTGAATCCTTTATAGGCATAGTTACAATTGtatacaaatacaaaaaaataatttaaaaaacaaaagtataaccACCCCACTCTGCTATGCCCCCTAATTTCACCCTAAAATTCTACAGTCagctcagaaaaaaaaaaacgaaatcaACACCATTTGCAAACCGAAAAGCAAAACAGCAATTTCAAGATACAAACAAAATCTTCAATTCTGCCCTTCATTCTAGTCTTTCTGCAACCTAAAACAaattcaaaggagaaaatgaaTAATCAAGAAGGAAACACGGCAGACACTGTTAAAATAGATCGTGTGCTTCATCACCCACTCAGCCTTCAACATGTTCCTCCTATCCTAACATGGGATGATTGACTGTGCCAAATCTTGTGGAGTTGTTATCGTTTACTTCTTCTGCATCATTATTATACCTTGGAACCCACCAAACTCTAACGCTTCTGTCAAGGCTTCCACTATACAACAAAAAGCCACCACCAATTCTATTAGATGAGGCCTGCAAACACTTCACAGGCCCTTCATGACCACTTATGACCCCAACTTTACAAAGCTTACCAAAAGCCTCTCTCCTCCAAATCCCTATGCTTTTATCCGCTGATCCACTGCACAATAACTCCCCCATTAAACACATACACAACACAGCTATCTCATGTGCCTTGGTCTCAGAAACCAGCTTCCAACAACTCTCAAACCCCCCACACCCCTCCCACCCCATCACAAACCCATCAGACCCTCCTCCATAAACCCATTTCCCATCATCAGAAACAACAACAGCATTAAAAGAAACATCTTTATGACCCTCCAAAATCCCCTTCAAAGCATGCCCCCCCTTCCCATCTTTTCTCCCCCAAGCCTTAATCTTTCCATCAGCAGAAGCAGAATACACAACCCCTTTACACGCCACCAACCCATTGATAGCATCATCATGAGCCTTTATAGACTCCAAACACTTCAAATCCGAGAGCTTCCACACCTTAAGAGTCTTGTCCCACGACCCAGAATAAATCAAACCGCTATAAACCGTCAAGCATGAAATGCTATCCGCATGCTCAATCCACAAACGCTTGTGGTGCCTCCGGGTTTGTACATAATTGCTCTGCTTCATGAACTTCCCCAAATAGTCCTTGGTTGTGGGAAGAGTATCAACGAGCTTGAACACGTTCTCTGAGCTTCTTGACACCTTCCAAACTCTGATCCTGCTATCTTGATGTGCGGTGAAAACCTTGTTCCCAACCGATGCAAGTGCCTTCACTGACCCATCTCCTTGTCCGAACTTTGCAAACACCCTCAAATCTGGTTGCTGCCACACTATGATATCCTTACCCTGCGAGGCACTGAGGATGAACTCACCGCATAAGGCCAAGCATGAAACGGAGCCCACGTGTCCCGAGAGAACTGCGAGTGATCGGTGAGAGTGGAAGAAGCCAGAAACTATGGCTATGGGTATGCGATGGGAACAGAAGGGGCTGGCATCGCTCTCGCTGCTGTTGCTGCTATAGCTGCTGCAAGTTGAAGGTGGTGTGTTCCAAAGGTTGGGTTTTGAATCCATTGGAGCGGAAAATTCGGCTTGGGCAACGAGGGAATTCATTGAAGGAAGGAGCGTGGTggtggaaaagaaaataaagagagagaagGTGGTTCCTTGTTGACGAGGGAAATGTTATGTGAGCGTTAATGATTGTATAGCAACGGCTACCTTGACTAGAGAATTGTCTGTCATTTGCTTGCAATGCCCTTTTGTAATGTTGTATCTATGAGTTATGAGTTGTTGGCACTTTTTGTGGCATTTTTTATTCCACCAATTACCATCTTCCACATGGAAAATGGCAAAAACGCCCTGCTTTCCTATTAAGATTTCAACATATCTTCATTCTTCACTTCAGGGTTTTCTATTTTGGAAAGTGGTTTTGAATCTTTaccctttattattattagttgcaATAGTAATtgcacaattaatttaatttctatatgcatATCGGATGTTGGGTTCCACTCACATCTTTGATATTTATCTGATTTTTCAGAGAGTTTAAATTAACcgtttaaaagaatattattttatctttataatgttctataaatttaaagatattatttataaattagatataattttttttatgattagggTATTAGGTTTATAACTAGAGACTTAAAGTTTACAGGACATCCATGATAGGggtttagaaattttaattgaggaaagaattattaaaaaattaattaattttctaatttcaaatatttaaaatattattaaaatttaaaagaatatataaatttaaaaatattatttataaattaagaattaacttCTTTATTTAAGATTAAGAGGTTAGATACATAAATAgagattttttatataagaagaATAATGTAAAAGGGATTTTCACCATCACTCTCTACGTGACACGAGAGAGGAATAATGTAAAAGGGAGTttacaaattttttcaaaaaaaattgtaataaagataaataaaatattgataaagttctcttacataatatattttcttcttttacaattaaaattcttttaattatatgataagtgtcaatcaattaaaatttcctttaaatataaatattaaagtaattaatattaaaaaaaataatttttaattatatgataatttattattaaatgagaATGTAATTAGAATATACTAATAGTGTAATTTATACCAtcaatatattctaattaaattcttaaatttaacttgtaaattttttatggtttATTATTGGGAAGGAAGGGAGTATATATGAATAACAATTGTCATGAGATAAGAGTAATTGTTTTATTAACCATTACTCTTAACGACTTAACATGTAATTAATCTTTACTGAAAGCTATGACAgtaatatattgataatataaacaaaattattttttcgtttaaaaattatactattatactTTGATTagcaaaattgaatttttatattgttatttaataaagTGTTGGgacatcatattttaaattagaacacgtttatatatttttacatcatTAAAGTGGTTCTGATAAGTAAAAGCCTTCTGAAAagtgtaaatttaaatttgagactctttaaaattagttatagttGTGCTTGGACATTAATATTGTGCATTCCTTCTCAGATAAATTCCTTAGCCATTGATTCTAGGAGTAAAGACATTTGTTGAATGATTGATTTACTCAATACCTATCTGGTCGTCTGTTCATCGAtctatccttttttttcctctttgggTTTACAAATGTTTCGAAGTAAAATAGCTTAAAGTAACGGTTAGTCACATGGTCGTCTTATGGttattccctttcccttatTCATATTGAAATGCAAATATCTGCTTAGTCAATAGAATAATATCTCCGCTTCTGCTTTATGCCCCCGACACAACTAGCTAAACCAACGAAGAAAAGTTGATTTGTGCCCAATTAGCAGCAGGATCAAtgatgaaataattaaattgctaagaaaacaaaatgtatAAAGAGTATAGTACAAACGAGATAGCAAGAGAGATGGTTAATGTGATTGGTAGAGAGCAAcactttttgttgttgttagctCACAAGAATTCCGTCAACATAACTAACTCcacatatgtttatttattaattcatcAGAAATAACATGggagaaatagaaaata harbors:
- the LOC100775295 gene encoding protein JINGUBANG, with protein sequence MNSLVAQAEFSAPMDSKPNLWNTPPSTCSSYSSNSSESDASPFCSHRIPIAIVSGFFHSHRSLAVLSGHVGSVSCLALCGEFILSASQGKDIIVWQQPDLRVFAKFGQGDGSVKALASVGNKVFTAHQDSRIRVWKVSRSSENVFKLVDTLPTTKDYLGKFMKQSNYVQTRRHHKRLWIEHADSISCLTVYSGLIYSGSWDKTLKVWKLSDLKCLESIKAHDDAINGLVACKGVVYSASADGKIKAWGRKDGKGGHALKGILEGHKDVSFNAVVVSDDGKWVYGGGSDGFVMGWEGCGGFESCWKLVSETKAHEIAVLCMCLMGELLCSGSADKSIGIWRREAFGKLCKVGVISGHEGPVKCLQASSNRIGGGFLLYSGSLDRSVRVWWVPRYNNDAEEVNDNNSTRFGTVNHPMLG